The following is a genomic window from Butyricimonas faecihominis.
TGGGAACCTTCAAGGAGGAAGATGTCTATCCCGACACGAAAATGACGGATATACTGGACTGGTGCAAGGCCGAGGGGCGCTCTTTCGTGGAGTACGTGGAACTGCACGAGGGACCGGAAATCTTCGACTATCTCGAAGAGGTTTGGAAAGTGATGGTTACAAGTATTCATAACGGCTTGGAAAACGAGGGTGTGTTACCCGGTAACCTGCGGTTGGCACGCAAGGCTTGTTCCTACCACGTGCGGGCCCAGCAATCGGCAGGTACCCTGCGCCATATGGGAATGGTATTTGCTGCCGCTTTGGCAGTTGCCGAAGAGAATGCGGCAGGAGGTAAGATCGTGACGGCTCCCACGTGCGGGTCGGCCGGGGTCGTACCTTCCGTGTTGTTCTTTTTGAAACACGATCAGGAGATTAGTGATAAACGAATTATAAAAGGTTTGGCCACGGCTGGATTGATTGGTAACATCGTGAAGACCAACGGTTCTATTTCCGGTGCCGAGGTAGGATGTCAGGGAGAACTGGGAACGGCTTGCGCAATGGCAGCCGGTGCGGCGGCCCAGATTTTGGGAGGTTCCCCGATGCAGATCGAGTACGCTGCGGAAATGGGATTCGAGCATAACTTAGGTTTGACTTGCGATCCCGTGGGCGGTTATGTGCAAATTCCCTGCATCGAGCGAAATGCCTTTATCTCGCAGAAAGCGCGGGAGTGTGCAATCTATTCTTTGTTCTCGGATGGCCGGCACAAGGTGTCTTTCGATGACGTGGTGGAGACCATGATGCAGACGGGTTGCGATATGCAGGCCAAGTATCGCGAGACAAGCCTCGGAGGTCTGGCTCGTATATACAGGGCTCCCTTGAAAAAATCGTAGCGTCGAATCCGGTGTTGGTGAGCCGGAATGGTACATTAATTGTAACAACTAAGAATAGAAAATCGTAGACCTAAAGTTATACAAGGCTTATGGACAGGATTAAGTTAAAAGTTTTCGGGTTATCCTATCAGAGTATGTCACAAACCGGGGCGTACGCGCTGATTCTGGCGGAAGAGAATGATGCCTTCCGCATCCCCATCATTATAGGGATCGCGGAGGCTCAATCCATTGCCATACAGATGGAACACCTGCACTCACAGCGTCCCTTGACGCACGATTTGATGAAGAGTCTGGCGGATAGTCTGGGTGTGGTTCTGGAAGAGGTTTATATATATCGTTGGGAATCCGGTATCTTTTACTCAGAACTGCGTTTCAGGAATGGCGAGGAACTGCTGAAGATTGATTCGCGTACTTCCGATGCCATCGCCTTGGCCTTGCGCTATAATTGTCCGATTTATATTGCGGCCAGCGTGATTGCCAAGACAGCTATCCCGATCTCCGATCTGGCCACGGGAGAATTTAGCGGGCAAAAGCCTGTTGAACCGGAGAAATCCGAAACAACCGAGTATAACTTCACGATAGAAGAATTAACCCGTTTACTGGATGAGGCCGTGAAGAACGAGGATTACGAGAGTGCCTCTCGCTTCAGGGATATGCTGAAAGCTAGGAAAGAGGAATAATATATAAAACATGAAAACAATGGATCGCATAAAACTTGACTACTCGAAGGTGTTATCGTTTGTAGGGGAAGAAGAGATCGCCGTGCAACGAGAAAAAGCAACAAAGGCTCTAAAGGGCTTGGAAGACGGAACTTGTAAAGGGAGTGACTTTTTGGGTTGGCTCGATCTACCCGTCCACATCACGGATGATGAATTGAATCGTATTTCCGCTTGTGCCAACAAGTTAAGGGAGCAAACCGATGTTGTTGTCATCGTGGGCATCGGGGGATCTTACTTGGGAGCCAAAGCGGTGATCGAGGCCATGTCCGGTAGTTTTGATGCTTATTCCGGTACGAAAGTTGTTTTCGCGGGAAATAACGTGAGCGAGGACTATCTATACGAGTTACAGGCGTTCCTCAAAGATAAGAAATTCGGTATATGTGTGATTTCCAAATCGGGAACCACGACCGAACCTGCCGTGGCTTTCCGTTTACTGAAGGATCAACTGATCGAGCAAGAGGGAGTTACCGTGGCAAGGGAGAGAATCGTGGCCATTACCGACGAGAAAAAGGGAGCCTTGCGAACGATGTCGGACCGGGAAGGGTACGAGACTTTCGTTATTCCGGACAATGTCGGGGGACGCTACTCCGTGCTGACCCCCGTGGGATTGCTCCCCGTGGCTATTGCCGGGTTTGACGTCCGGGCTTTAGTTAAAGGTGCCGTGGATATGCGGGCGTATGGCAAGGAAAATGGGGCAGAGCTTTCCGCCACATACGCTGCCGTTCGGAATGCGCTCTACGAGAAGGGGTACGTGATCGAGATCACGGTGAACTTCAACCCGAAATTGCATTATGTTGCCGAATGGTGGAAACAGCTTTACGGGGAAAGCGAGGGAAAGGAGAATAAGGGTATATTCCCCGCCAGCGTTGACTTCACGACAGATTTGCACTCCATGGGGCAATACATACAGGAAGGACGTCGCAATTTGTTCGAGACGGTTCTTTCCATTGATAAAACGAAATACAGCTTGCAAGTGCCTTGCGATGCCCATGACCTTGATAAACTGAATTATCTGGCCGGTAAGCGCGTCGATGAGGTAAACAAGATGGCCGAACTGGGAACCCAACTCGCCCACGTGGATGGTGGGGTACCGAATATCCGGGTCATTATCCCGGAACTGACGGAGTACTACTTGGGTCAGCTATTCTATTTCTACGAACTGGCTTGTGGTATCTCCGGTGGTATACTCGGGGTGAATACTTTCGACCAGCCGGGCGTGGAGGCCTATAAGAACAATATGTTCATGTTGCTGGGTAAGCCGGGGTACGAGAGAAAATAAAAAGTGAACTGGCAATGCCAGTTCACTTTTTATTTAAATAGAGATTCCTCCCCTCGTTCCTTCTTTCGGATGGCAAAAGTAAGGTACGTGTTATTCAATATATCAATAGTCAGTAATTTCCCGGAAAGTACGCCGGGTTTCTCCAGTATGATTTTAATTGCCTCGTTCGCTTGAAGGGAACCGACAATTCCCGGTAATGCCCCGATGACACCCAGCGGTTGCGAGAAATTCTCGATCTCGTCATTGTACTCGAAAAGATCCCGGTAAGTGGGGCCGTTCTGGTAATTGAACACGGACACTTGCCCGCTGAACTCGCAAATGCTGCCGTAAACGAACGGTTTTCCCAGCTTCACGCAAGCGTCATTAATCAGGTAACGGGCGTGGAGATTATCTGTCGCGTCCATGACAATATCGTATTCGGGAATGATTTCCAGTGCGTTATCCAGTGATAACCGGGTAAAATATGGTGTAATCCGGGTGAATGGATTTAATTGTTTTAATTTCGTGGCGGCGACGGTGACTTTCGGGGTTCCCACGTGAGTCGTGTCGTATAATATTTGGCGTTGCAGGTTGGATTCTGAAACAACATCGTCGTCCATGATGCCGATATGGCCGATTCCTGCTGCCGTGAGGTAATATAATATAGGTGAGCCTAATCCCCCGGCTCCTACGACCAGTATGCTCGTTTCTTTAATTTTTTCTTGTCCTTGAATTCTAATGTCGTGTAGGATAATGTGTCGATTATAACGTTCTTGTTCTTGATTGGTCAGTGGCATCGGTAATGAAAATTCTAATTTGTTCTACTCTTGTTACTTGCTTTCGTTAATGTGTTGTTTGACAAATCGGTTGACGGTGCAGATGGATACTTTGTATTTCTTGGCTATTTTCTTGTAAGGTACGCTGTTATCCATGAGTTCGATAATCTTCTCCTTGTTTTGTATCAACACGTTCAACTGCGGACAACTGCCATACGGGCGCCCTAGTTTTTTTCCCTCGGCCTTTCTTACCGCGAGAGCCTCTCTTGTCCGGATGGATATAAGATTACGTTCGATTTCCGCGACTAACCCGAATGCGAATCCCAGGATTTTACTGTTCAGGTTATTCTCGAAAGTGTACCCTTCTTTCGTGCTATGAAGAACAATTTTACGTTGAATACAGGTATTGATGATATTCATGATGTCAATCAATGTCCTGCTCAATCGCGAAACTTCCGTGACGATAAGGCAATCACCTTCCTGCAAAGATTCTAGAAGATCACCTAGTTTTCGGTCATTACTATGTACTTTTCCACTGACAACGTCATGATACCACTTGTCAATATCAAGTCCCCGGTGGGCTGCAAATTTCTTGATCTCCTCCTGCTGGTTTTCCAAATGTTGTTTGTTTGTGCTGACTCGCAAATATGCAACTACCATAATTAAAATGATTTTAGAGTATTAAAAAGACAAACGTAACAAAAGGAGAAGAATATTTATTGTTTTTCAAAAGTTAAAAGAAGTTAGCAAACATATAATAATAAGGTTTGGCGGCTACCAAACCCTATTATTATTAACTACATCCAAGCGTCCCAATCTTTCCACACGGGTTCATACCCTTGTGCTTTGATGGCCTCGACCATCTCTTGTGGGGTACGGTTATCGTTGATGGCAAATTGTTCCAGTTCCTTGTGGGGAACGACGTACCCGCCCGGCTCCGTGCTTGATCCGGCACTCATGGACGTGGCTCCTAGGTGCATCACGTGATCCCGGAACTCCCGGCTTTCCCGCGTGGACACGGAGATTTCGGCCTGCTGGTCGAGCAAACGGTAGGCGCATATCAGTTGCACCATCTGCTTGTCGTTGATCGGGTCTTTCGGCATGAAGGCCCCGGCGTGTGGCCGCAGGCGGGGAAGAGAGATCGAGTACTTGGAGCGCCAGTAGGTCCTTTCCAGGTATTTCAAGTGCAGGGCCGTGAAGAACGAGTCGGTGCGCCAGTCTTCCAGACCGAGCAATGCCCCGATTCCCATTTTCTGAACCCCGGCCGTGCATACCCTGTCGGGAGTTTCCAAACGGTAGCGGTAATTTGCCTTCCGTCCCTTGGGGTGGTACTTGGGATATTGTTGTTCGTTATACGTTTCTTGGTACACGCATACGAAGCTCAACCCGGCCTCGTGTAACCGGGCGTAGTCGTCCGTGTCGAGAGGTTGCACTTCAAGGGCGATTTGCGAGAACTTGTCCCGTACCGCACGGATCACTTTCTCGTAGTAGTCCACCGTGGTCACGGCAGGCGCCTCGCCCGACACGAGCAGCAGGTGCTTGAATCCCCACCCGGTAATGACGTCGGTTTCCGCCTGTACCTCTTCGAGAGTAAGCATTTTCCGGTGAATATCGTTATCGTGGTTGAAACCGCAGTACACGCAGAAATTCGTGCAGTAATTGGAAACGTACAGGGGAATGTACAACTGGATCGTGTTCCCGAATCTTTCCAGAGTCAGACGGTTAGCTTCCACGGCCATGTCCTCCAGTAACGGTGTTGCTGCCGGGGAGATCAATGCCATAAAATCATCTAACGTGCGATGCGGGTTATTGATTGCCGCGATAGCATCGTTTTTCGACTTATCCATGATGTTCTGTTTCACATCGTCCCAGTCGTAGGTTTTCAAGGTATCGTAAAATGAAGTCATTTACTTGATGTTTTAATAGTTTGTAAGGTTTGTAAACCTTATGAACTCATTTAATCCAAAAATGCCGTTAACGGGGAGCTGGCCTGTGCGTGGCGGTATTGTTTGGCAAGTTTTGCCTCGAATGCCATGCGTCCGGCCTCCACGGCCAGTTTAAATGCCCGTCCCATTTCTACCGGGTTAGGCGATACGGCGATAGCGGTATTCACCAGCACTGCGGCAGCACCCATTTCCATGGCAGCGGCGGCGTGGGAGGGAGCCCCGATTCCGGCATCCACGATTACCGGGACGTTACTCTGTTCAATGATGATCTCCAGCAGGTCGCGGGTCACCAGCCCTTTGTTCGTGCCGATCGGTGCACCTAACGGCATCACGGTGGCGGCCCCGGCATTTTCAAGGTGTTTGCAAAGTACCGGATCGGCTTGAATGTAGGGTAACACCACGAATCCCAGCTTTGCCAATTCCTCGGTCGCTTTCAGGGTTTCAATCGGGTCCGGCAACAGGTACTTGGGATCGGGATGTATTTCCAGTTTTAGCCAGTTCGTGCCGAGAGCTTCTCTCGCCAGTTGTGCGGCGAACACGGCCTCTTTGGCGGTTCTCACGCCGGAAGTATTGGGTAACAAGGTGATATGAGGTGCTTTCAGATGAGCCAGAATATCATCATCCTTACCGTCCATGTTCACGCGTTTCAGCGCGACGGTTACGAGTTGTGATTCGGATGCCAAGATGGCATCTTCCATCAGTTGATTCGATGCGAATTTACCGGTTCCGGTAAATAAGCGTGAGGTAAATTCTTTGTCTGCTATTTTTAAAGCCATACTAATTTTAGATTTTAAATTTTAGATTGAACTCCTCCGTCAGCTTCGCTGCCACCTCCTCTATAAACAGAGGAGGAGCTGGTGACTCTTCCCAAAGATGAAGAGTAACTCAACTCTCCCTCTGTTTATAGAGGGAGTACCCCGAAGGGGGGAGGGAGTTCTTTTATATTCAATTGTTCTACCGTTTCTCTCGTCTTTCCCGTTATATCCTCGCTATTTTTCAGCAAGGAGGAGAGGGCGATGCCCGTTACTCCCGTGCTTAATATCGGTTGAATGTCATCCTCCCGGATGCCTCCGATGGCGTGGACGGGGAGATAGATGCCCTCTTCCCGGCAGGCTTCCATGATCTTTCGGTAACCTTCGAGACCGAGGACCGGGCTGAGACGCTTTTTCGTCGAGGTGTACGTGAACGGGCCCAGACCGATATAGTCTACCTGTTGACGAAAACGGGTCACCACGTCTTCAAACGTGTTGCACGTTCCCCCGATGATCTTCGAGTAACCGAGAATCCGGCGGGCTTCAAGGGGATTCATGTCCTCTTTTCCCAAGTGTACCCCGTCGGCATCCAGCTCAAGGGCGATGTCCACGTTGTCATTGACAAGGAACAAGGCCCCGTGACGTTTGCAAATCTCTTTCACGGTGCGTCCGACACGGATAAACTCTTCCCGGTCAGCCTCTTTCATCCGTAGTTGCACCCATCGACACCCTCCCTTGCACACGGCCTCCACCTGTTCGGGAATAGAAACTCCTTCCTTGTAGTCGGTGATGTATTGCAAGGGAATCCGGTACAAGTCAACTTCCGGGGCGGTGCTTTCCACGCGGTTATGCATCCCTAGGTTCGTGTCGTTAGAGCGGATAAATCCCGCCACGTAGTGCTGCCCCAGCCGACAAGCGTCGGGGAGGGGATAGCCGAGCGTGAGATACGAGGCGATGGCCGAGGAAAGAACGCATCCCGTCCCGTGTTTCCCGTGTCTTGCCCGTGTCACCGAGAAGGTGTACACCTTGTCTGGGGTGACCAGTCGGTCGGAGGCCAGCGCCCCGTCGTTATGACCGCCTTTCCAGAGGATGTTGAGTTTCAGGCTGCGGGCCAGCGCTTGCAGGCTTTCCACGTCCGGGTGATTCCCGAAAAGTGTTTTCAGCTCGTCCGTGTTCGGGGTAATCAGGTATATCTTTCGAAGTATATCCTGCAACTGAGTTAGATTCTCCCCGTCATGGAACTGGAATCCGGCGCTGGCTTTCAGTATCGGGTCCCAGATAATCCTTACCTTGGGGAGAGCCGTCCGGAGATAGTTCACCACTTGTTCCAGCGTGTCGAAACTTTCGATCAACCCGATCTTGACGTAAGTGGGGCTGAACTCCCGGAACAGGACTTCGCATTGCCGGATGATCTCGTCCGGCGTGAGCCACTTCGTCCCGAGGTACGTGTTTTGATTCTGGAAGGTGATGGAACTGCTCGTTCCAAGTCCATATACCCGGCAACTTTCGAACGTTTTGATGTCAGCCGTCACCCCGGCCCCGGAACTTTGGTCAAATCCGGCAATACTTAGCACCTCGTCGGGCAAGATGTTGGTGAAACGGGCAACGGCCTCCGACGGCTGTTCCCACACGTGTCCCAGCAAGGCGACCCCGCGGAATCCCATTTTCCGGCATTCCGCGACTTTTTCCGCGGTGATACCTCCCAAAGCGATTACGGGTACGCGTCTCTTTTGTAAGTTTTCCTTCAGGTATTTCGGGGCGAAGGCCGACGGGTATCCCTGTTTGGAAATGCTGTCAAATACCGGGCTGAGAAAGACGTAGTTCGGCTCGAAAGGCAAGGCGTCGATTTCCTCGAAGGAGTGACACGACACGCTCACGTGGGCGAGTCGATCCCGTCCGGTGAACGTCCGTGCCTCGTTGTATTTCAGGTGAATCCCTCTTAACCCGTACTCTTCTGCCAGTTCGAAGTGGTCGTGCAGGACGACACGTTCCCGGAAACGCGGCCGGATGCCCCGGATGTAGCGTTCCAGCGTGTCCCGGTCTGCTCCCGGCTTTCGCAGGTGCAGCAAGTGCAATCCGCTTTCAAAGAGCTTGTTCACGATATGCTCTTCGTCAGGCAGGGTGCGGGGAGGGGTGATGATTACGATCATGTGTATGTGGTTTGAACTCTATCCTTCTTGTTCATTTATCTTTTTCCTCAACTTCTCGCTGGCACGCATGGAGCAGAAATGTTCCCCGCACATGGAGCAGAAATGAGCCTCTTTGTGTCCCTCGGCGGGTAACGTCTCGTCGTGGAAACGCAAGGCTTTTTCAGAATCCAGCGCGAGATGGAACTGGTCTTTCCATCGGAACTCGAAACGGGCCTTGCTCATGGCGTAATCCCGGTAGTAAGCGGCGGGGTGTCCCTTGGCAAGGTCGGCGGCGTGGGCGGCGAGTTTGAAGGTAATCACGCCTTCTTTCACGTCGTCCCGGTTCGGCAGTCCGAGGTGTTCCTTCTGGGTCACGTAGCAGAGCATGGATGTCCCGAACCAGCCGATCATGGCACCACCGATGGCGGAGGTGATGTGGTCGTAGCCGGGGGCGATGTCCGTCACGAGCGGTCCGAGGGTGTAGAACGGGGCTTCGTCACACCATTCTTGCTCTAGCCGCATATTTTCCCGGATTTTCTGCATCGGCACGTGTCCCGGTCCCTCGATGATCACTTGCACGTCATGCTTGGAAGCCACCCGGGCCAGTTCTCCCAGCGTTTTCAACTCGGCAAGCTGTGCCTCGTCGTTCGAGTCGGCGATGCAACCGGGACGCAACCCGTCACCGATGGATACCCCGACGTCGTATTTGGCAAGAATCTCGCAGATGTCCTCGAAATGCTCGTACAAGAAACTTTCTTGTTTGTGGGTCGTACACCAGTGTGCCATGATGGCTCCCCCGCGGGACACGATTCCCGTGAGGCGTTTCAGCGTCAGCGGCACGTGATGCCAGCGTAGCCCGGCATGGATCGTGAAGTAGTCCACGCCTTGCTCGGCTTGCTCGATGAGCGTGTCGCGGTAAATCTCCCACGTGAGGTCTTCCACCTTGCCCCGCACCTTTTCCAGTGCTTGGTACAATGGCACGGTTCCCACGGGTACGGGCGAGTTACGGATGATCCACTCGCGTGTCTCGTGGATGTTTTTCCCGGTTGACAGGTCCATGATCGTGTCGGCTCCCCAGCGGAAGGCCCACACGGCTTTTTCCACTTCCTCGGAAATAGACGAGGTGATGGGGGAGTTCCCGATGTTGGCGTTGATCTTCACGAGGAAGTTACGCCCGATGATCATCGGCTCGCTCTCCGGGTGGTTGATATTCGCGGGGATGATGGCCCGCCCGGCGGCCACTTCCTGACGCACGAATTCCGGGGTGATATATTCCGGGAAGTTCGCGCCCAGCGGCTCGCCTTTCTCTTTCTTGTAGGTCTCCCGGATCTTGTCGACCATCTGGTTCTCGCGGATGGCGATGTATTCCATTTCCGGGGTGATGATTCCCTGACGGGCGTAGTACATCTGCGACACGCGGTGTCCCGGTTTCGCCACTCTCGGCGTGGTGTTCACGTGTTCGAAGCGCAAGGCATCGAGCGAGCGATCATTTTGGCGTGCCCGGCCGTACTCGGAACTCAGTCCTTCCAGTTTCACGGTGTCATTCCGGTCGGCAATCCATTGTTCCCGGATCTTGGGCAGTCCCTTGTGCAAGTCCACCGTGTAGTTCGGGTCCGTGTAAGGTCCCGATGTATCGTAAACCACGACAGGCTCATTCTCGATCTTCGTCCCGTCCGTGTCAACCGTGGGCGTGAGGTTAATCCGGCGCATCGGCACCTCGATGTCAAACATCTCGCCCTTCACGTAAATCTTTTCCGACCCGGGTAGCGGGCCGCTTGAAATGGTAAATTCTTGGCTCATATCTTATTTAATTGAAAATTGACAATTGACAATTGAAAATTACAGTGGACGTGCTTGAAAACGGGGAATTTCATTTTCCATTTTCAATTTTCCATTTTCAATTGATTCATCCTCCCTGTACTGCCTTGATGATGATAATTTTGCTACCATCTTGAAGCACGGTTTTACCCCAGTCGGGACGGGGAATGACGTTGAAATCCACGGCGATGGCAATGTTGCCCGTCGGGATGGCGTTGGCTTCCAGTACTTCGGGGAGTGTCGTGCCGGGGGCGCATTCGAAGGATTTGTCGTTTATAAATACTTGCATTGTATATAAATTTTTAACTTCTAACTACCCCCTCTAGCTCCCACTTACACAGGGGGAGAACTCGCTACATTGTAACATTGTGGCGTTTCTCGCGTCCGTTTCTCCCCCTGTGCAAGGGGGAGCCAGAGGGGGTAGTCCACTCTAAATTTTAAACTCTAAATTCTAAACTTTTTTCAATCCTCCGGGAAGTCTACAATGAAATCCAGCTTGTATTATAACTCTTTCCCTCCGCCGGCATTACCCGGATCAGGTTCATGGGTATAATCTCAGCCCGTTGTATTACCCTGCCTTCTCGCGGCAGGTAGAAGTGTCGGGAAAATCCCTCGCTTCTTAGGCACCCCTTCAGAATATCTCATGGCAAAGCTACGGATAAATTTTAATACCTGCAACGACAAGTATTAAAAAGTTACAGGAGATGCTACCCCTTAACTTGTGACTTCATCGGCTGATAGGATTTCCCACAAATGTTTTTTCATGTCCACGTGGCCGTTGGGACGGAAGGTGACCCCTTCGTTTTCGAGTAGCGTCCGTTGTTCGGTCCATCCCGGTGCGGTCTGTCCGGCACTGTTCACGACACGGTGGCAGGGGAGCGTCTTGTCGTCCG
Proteins encoded in this region:
- a CDS encoding L-serine ammonia-lyase, yielding MKSIREIFRIGYGPSSSHTMGPGRAAYYFKEKNPDAERYRVTLYGSLALTGVGHGTDVAIQKMINRPDDTEIIWESTKSLPHHPNGMLFEALRNGEVVDRWEVYSVGGGALWDELGTFKEEDVYPDTKMTDILDWCKAEGRSFVEYVELHEGPEIFDYLEEVWKVMVTSIHNGLENEGVLPGNLRLARKACSYHVRAQQSAGTLRHMGMVFAAALAVAEENAAGGKIVTAPTCGSAGVVPSVLFFLKHDQEISDKRIIKGLATAGLIGNIVKTNGSISGAEVGCQGELGTACAMAAGAAAQILGGSPMQIEYAAEMGFEHNLGLTCDPVGGYVQIPCIERNAFISQKARECAIYSLFSDGRHKVSFDDVVETMMQTGCDMQAKYRETSLGGLARIYRAPLKKS
- a CDS encoding bifunctional nuclease family protein, which translates into the protein MDRIKLKVFGLSYQSMSQTGAYALILAEENDAFRIPIIIGIAEAQSIAIQMEHLHSQRPLTHDLMKSLADSLGVVLEEVYIYRWESGIFYSELRFRNGEELLKIDSRTSDAIALALRYNCPIYIAASVIAKTAIPISDLATGEFSGQKPVEPEKSETTEYNFTIEELTRLLDEAVKNEDYESASRFRDMLKARKEE
- a CDS encoding glucose-6-phosphate isomerase, giving the protein MDRIKLDYSKVLSFVGEEEIAVQREKATKALKGLEDGTCKGSDFLGWLDLPVHITDDELNRISACANKLREQTDVVVIVGIGGSYLGAKAVIEAMSGSFDAYSGTKVVFAGNNVSEDYLYELQAFLKDKKFGICVISKSGTTTEPAVAFRLLKDQLIEQEGVTVARERIVAITDEKKGALRTMSDREGYETFVIPDNVGGRYSVLTPVGLLPVAIAGFDVRALVKGAVDMRAYGKENGAELSATYAAVRNALYEKGYVIEITVNFNPKLHYVAEWWKQLYGESEGKENKGIFPASVDFTTDLHSMGQYIQEGRRNLFETVLSIDKTKYSLQVPCDAHDLDKLNYLAGKRVDEVNKMAELGTQLAHVDGGVPNIRVIIPELTEYYLGQLFYFYELACGISGGILGVNTFDQPGVEAYKNNMFMLLGKPGYERK
- a CDS encoding HesA/MoeB/ThiF family protein, which gives rise to MPLTNQEQERYNRHIILHDIRIQGQEKIKETSILVVGAGGLGSPILYYLTAAGIGHIGIMDDDVVSESNLQRQILYDTTHVGTPKVTVAATKLKQLNPFTRITPYFTRLSLDNALEIIPEYDIVMDATDNLHARYLINDACVKLGKPFVYGSICEFSGQVSVFNYQNGPTYRDLFEYNDEIENFSQPLGVIGALPGIVGSLQANEAIKIILEKPGVLSGKLLTIDILNNTYLTFAIRKKERGEESLFK
- a CDS encoding recombinase family protein produces the protein MVVAYLRVSTNKQHLENQQEEIKKFAAHRGLDIDKWYHDVVSGKVHSNDRKLGDLLESLQEGDCLIVTEVSRLSRTLIDIMNIINTCIQRKIVLHSTKEGYTFENNLNSKILGFAFGLVAEIERNLISIRTREALAVRKAEGKKLGRPYGSCPQLNVLIQNKEKIIELMDNSVPYKKIAKKYKVSICTVNRFVKQHINESK
- the thiH gene encoding 2-iminoacetate synthase ThiH, which produces MTSFYDTLKTYDWDDVKQNIMDKSKNDAIAAINNPHRTLDDFMALISPAATPLLEDMAVEANRLTLERFGNTIQLYIPLYVSNYCTNFCVYCGFNHDNDIHRKMLTLEEVQAETDVITGWGFKHLLLVSGEAPAVTTVDYYEKVIRAVRDKFSQIALEVQPLDTDDYARLHEAGLSFVCVYQETYNEQQYPKYHPKGRKANYRYRLETPDRVCTAGVQKMGIGALLGLEDWRTDSFFTALHLKYLERTYWRSKYSISLPRLRPHAGAFMPKDPINDKQMVQLICAYRLLDQQAEISVSTRESREFRDHVMHLGATSMSAGSSTEPGGYVVPHKELEQFAINDNRTPQEMVEAIKAQGYEPVWKDWDAWM
- a CDS encoding thiazole synthase; the protein is MALKIADKEFTSRLFTGTGKFASNQLMEDAILASESQLVTVALKRVNMDGKDDDILAHLKAPHITLLPNTSGVRTAKEAVFAAQLAREALGTNWLKLEIHPDPKYLLPDPIETLKATEELAKLGFVVLPYIQADPVLCKHLENAGAATVMPLGAPIGTNKGLVTRDLLEIIIEQSNVPVIVDAGIGAPSHAAAAMEMGAAAVLVNTAIAVSPNPVEMGRAFKLAVEAGRMAFEAKLAKQYRHAQASSPLTAFLD
- a CDS encoding thiamine phosphate synthase, producing the protein MIVIITPPRTLPDEEHIVNKLFESGLHLLHLRKPGADRDTLERYIRGIRPRFRERVVLHDHFELAEEYGLRGIHLKYNEARTFTGRDRLAHVSVSCHSFEEIDALPFEPNYVFLSPVFDSISKQGYPSAFAPKYLKENLQKRRVPVIALGGITAEKVAECRKMGFRGVALLGHVWEQPSEAVARFTNILPDEVLSIAGFDQSSGAGVTADIKTFESCRVYGLGTSSSITFQNQNTYLGTKWLTPDEIIRQCEVLFREFSPTYVKIGLIESFDTLEQVVNYLRTALPKVRIIWDPILKASAGFQFHDGENLTQLQDILRKIYLITPNTDELKTLFGNHPDVESLQALARSLKLNILWKGGHNDGALASDRLVTPDKVYTFSVTRARHGKHGTGCVLSSAIASYLTLGYPLPDACRLGQHYVAGFIRSNDTNLGMHNRVESTAPEVDLYRIPLQYITDYKEGVSIPEQVEAVCKGGCRWVQLRMKEADREEFIRVGRTVKEICKRHGALFLVNDNVDIALELDADGVHLGKEDMNPLEARRILGYSKIIGGTCNTFEDVVTRFRQQVDYIGLGPFTYTSTKKRLSPVLGLEGYRKIMEACREEGIYLPVHAIGGIREDDIQPILSTGVTGIALSSLLKNSEDITGKTRETVEQLNIKELPPPFGVLPL
- the thiC gene encoding phosphomethylpyrimidine synthase ThiC, with translation MSQEFTISSGPLPGSEKIYVKGEMFDIEVPMRRINLTPTVDTDGTKIENEPVVVYDTSGPYTDPNYTVDLHKGLPKIREQWIADRNDTVKLEGLSSEYGRARQNDRSLDALRFEHVNTTPRVAKPGHRVSQMYYARQGIITPEMEYIAIRENQMVDKIRETYKKEKGEPLGANFPEYITPEFVRQEVAAGRAIIPANINHPESEPMIIGRNFLVKINANIGNSPITSSISEEVEKAVWAFRWGADTIMDLSTGKNIHETREWIIRNSPVPVGTVPLYQALEKVRGKVEDLTWEIYRDTLIEQAEQGVDYFTIHAGLRWHHVPLTLKRLTGIVSRGGAIMAHWCTTHKQESFLYEHFEDICEILAKYDVGVSIGDGLRPGCIADSNDEAQLAELKTLGELARVASKHDVQVIIEGPGHVPMQKIRENMRLEQEWCDEAPFYTLGPLVTDIAPGYDHITSAIGGAMIGWFGTSMLCYVTQKEHLGLPNRDDVKEGVITFKLAAHAADLAKGHPAAYYRDYAMSKARFEFRWKDQFHLALDSEKALRFHDETLPAEGHKEAHFCSMCGEHFCSMRASEKLRKKINEQEG
- the thiS gene encoding sulfur carrier protein ThiS, translated to MQVFINDKSFECAPGTTLPEVLEANAIPTGNIAIAVDFNVIPRPDWGKTVLQDGSKIIIIKAVQGG
- a CDS encoding MGMT family protein, yielding MDETLREFFNDVYEITRQIPRGKVLTYGRIAALAGRPQHARWVGRAMAQSPDDKTLPCHRVVNSAGQTAPGWTEQRTLLENEGVTFRPNGHVDMKKHLWEILSADEVTS